The Brassica oleracea var. oleracea cultivar TO1000 chromosome C6, BOL, whole genome shotgun sequence genome includes a region encoding these proteins:
- the LOC106299191 gene encoding uncharacterized protein LOC106299191 isoform X2 gives MCLLMASNTNKGNNQKTKMSLVLSTDANPRLKWTCELHHRFVEAVNQLGGPNKATPKSLMKAMEIPGLTLYHLKSHLQKYRLGKSLKFDDNRLEVSSALETQEAESGNYSRDFKGSVNEENNHPANESLKITESLQLQTEVQKKLHEHIEIRNLQVKIEAQGKYLQSVLIKAQQTLAGYTSSTLGMDFARTELSRFASLVNPSSSFSELTQVEEYEEEAEDAQESFLYRKKTETRGIRLLRCSVESSLASSERSETKLNNDNDEKQLVELPLMEIKSEVMTDKKKRNHNDVVCMECQLLKKIDFEVDDDEQELKLSLNSYKKKYGDVPDRT, from the exons ATGTGTTTGTTAATGGCGAGCAACACTAATAAGGGTAATAATCAGAAGACAAAGATGAGTCTTGTGTTGTCAACAGATGCTAACCCTAGATTAAAATGGACTTGTGAGCTTCATCACAGATTCGTCGAAGCCGTTAATCAGCTCGGTGGACCTAACA AGGCAACACCTAAGAGTTTGATGAAGGCTATGGAGATTCCTGGGCTTACCTTGTATCATCTCAAGAGCCATTTACAG AAATATCGACTAGGAAAGAGCCTGAAGTTCGATGATAACAGGCTAGAAG TTTCATCAGCTTTAGAAACCCAAGAAGCTGAGAGTGGAAACTATTCTAGAGATTTCAAAGGCAGTGTCAACGAAGAAAACAACCATCCAGCTAACGA AAGCTTGAAGATCACCGAATCCTTACAACTGCAGACGGAAGTTCAGAAGAAACTTCATGAACATATCGAAATC AGGAATTTGCAAGTGAAGATTGAGGCACAAGGCAAGTATTTACAGTCAGTACTGATAAAAGCTCAACAAACTCTCGCTGGCTACACATCTTCCACTCTTGGCATGGACTTTGCAAGAACCGAGCTCTCGAGATTTGCTTCACTGGTGAATCCGAGTTCTTCGTTCTCGGAGCTGACGCAGGTGGAAGAATACGAAGAAGAAGCAGAGGACGCACAAGAAAGTTTCTTGTATCGCAAGAAAACAGAAACTAGAGGAATTAGACTGCTGAGATGTTCAGTTGAGAGCTCCTTGGCATCTTCAGAAAGATCAGAGACGAAACTGAATAATGATAATGATGAGAAACAATTGGTGGAGCTTCCGTTGATGGAGATCAAATCAGAAGTGATGACGGACAAGAAGAAGAGAAACCATAACGACGTCGTTTGCATGGAATGTCAACTGCTAAAGAAGATAGATTTTGAAGTTGATGATGATGAGCAGGAGTTGAAGTTGAGTTTGAATAGTTACAAAAAAAAATATGGGGACGTGCCCGACCGAACATAG
- the LOC106299191 gene encoding uncharacterized protein LOC106299191 isoform X3 has protein sequence MKAMEIPGLTLYHLKSHLQKYRLGKSLKFDDNRLEVSSALETQEAESGNYSRDFKGSVNEENNHPANESLKITESLQLQTEVQKKLHEHIEIVQRNLQVKIEAQGKYLQSVLIKAQQTLAGYTSSTLGMDFARTELSRFASLVNPSSSFSELTQVEEYEEEAEDAQESFLYRKKTETRGIRLLRCSVESSLASSERSETKLNNDNDEKQLVELPLMEIKSEVMTDKKKRNHNDVVCMECQLLKKIDFEVDDDEQELKLSLNSYKKKYGDVPDRT, from the exons ATGAAGGCTATGGAGATTCCTGGGCTTACCTTGTATCATCTCAAGAGCCATTTACAG AAATATCGACTAGGAAAGAGCCTGAAGTTCGATGATAACAGGCTAGAAG TTTCATCAGCTTTAGAAACCCAAGAAGCTGAGAGTGGAAACTATTCTAGAGATTTCAAAGGCAGTGTCAACGAAGAAAACAACCATCCAGCTAACGA AAGCTTGAAGATCACCGAATCCTTACAACTGCAGACGGAAGTTCAGAAGAAACTTCATGAACATATCGAAATC GTTCAGAGGAATTTGCAAGTGAAGATTGAGGCACAAGGCAAGTATTTACAGTCAGTACTGATAAAAGCTCAACAAACTCTCGCTGGCTACACATCTTCCACTCTTGGCATGGACTTTGCAAGAACCGAGCTCTCGAGATTTGCTTCACTGGTGAATCCGAGTTCTTCGTTCTCGGAGCTGACGCAGGTGGAAGAATACGAAGAAGAAGCAGAGGACGCACAAGAAAGTTTCTTGTATCGCAAGAAAACAGAAACTAGAGGAATTAGACTGCTGAGATGTTCAGTTGAGAGCTCCTTGGCATCTTCAGAAAGATCAGAGACGAAACTGAATAATGATAATGATGAGAAACAATTGGTGGAGCTTCCGTTGATGGAGATCAAATCAGAAGTGATGACGGACAAGAAGAAGAGAAACCATAACGACGTCGTTTGCATGGAATGTCAACTGCTAAAGAAGATAGATTTTGAAGTTGATGATGATGAGCAGGAGTTGAAGTTGAGTTTGAATAGTTACAAAAAAAAATATGGGGACGTGCCCGACCGAACATAG
- the LOC106299191 gene encoding uncharacterized protein LOC106299191 isoform X1, which translates to MCLLMASNTNKGNNQKTKMSLVLSTDANPRLKWTCELHHRFVEAVNQLGGPNKATPKSLMKAMEIPGLTLYHLKSHLQKYRLGKSLKFDDNRLEVSSALETQEAESGNYSRDFKGSVNEENNHPANESLKITESLQLQTEVQKKLHEHIEIVQRNLQVKIEAQGKYLQSVLIKAQQTLAGYTSSTLGMDFARTELSRFASLVNPSSSFSELTQVEEYEEEAEDAQESFLYRKKTETRGIRLLRCSVESSLASSERSETKLNNDNDEKQLVELPLMEIKSEVMTDKKKRNHNDVVCMECQLLKKIDFEVDDDEQELKLSLNSYKKKYGDVPDRT; encoded by the exons ATGTGTTTGTTAATGGCGAGCAACACTAATAAGGGTAATAATCAGAAGACAAAGATGAGTCTTGTGTTGTCAACAGATGCTAACCCTAGATTAAAATGGACTTGTGAGCTTCATCACAGATTCGTCGAAGCCGTTAATCAGCTCGGTGGACCTAACA AGGCAACACCTAAGAGTTTGATGAAGGCTATGGAGATTCCTGGGCTTACCTTGTATCATCTCAAGAGCCATTTACAG AAATATCGACTAGGAAAGAGCCTGAAGTTCGATGATAACAGGCTAGAAG TTTCATCAGCTTTAGAAACCCAAGAAGCTGAGAGTGGAAACTATTCTAGAGATTTCAAAGGCAGTGTCAACGAAGAAAACAACCATCCAGCTAACGA AAGCTTGAAGATCACCGAATCCTTACAACTGCAGACGGAAGTTCAGAAGAAACTTCATGAACATATCGAAATC GTTCAGAGGAATTTGCAAGTGAAGATTGAGGCACAAGGCAAGTATTTACAGTCAGTACTGATAAAAGCTCAACAAACTCTCGCTGGCTACACATCTTCCACTCTTGGCATGGACTTTGCAAGAACCGAGCTCTCGAGATTTGCTTCACTGGTGAATCCGAGTTCTTCGTTCTCGGAGCTGACGCAGGTGGAAGAATACGAAGAAGAAGCAGAGGACGCACAAGAAAGTTTCTTGTATCGCAAGAAAACAGAAACTAGAGGAATTAGACTGCTGAGATGTTCAGTTGAGAGCTCCTTGGCATCTTCAGAAAGATCAGAGACGAAACTGAATAATGATAATGATGAGAAACAATTGGTGGAGCTTCCGTTGATGGAGATCAAATCAGAAGTGATGACGGACAAGAAGAAGAGAAACCATAACGACGTCGTTTGCATGGAATGTCAACTGCTAAAGAAGATAGATTTTGAAGTTGATGATGATGAGCAGGAGTTGAAGTTGAGTTTGAATAGTTACAAAAAAAAATATGGGGACGTGCCCGACCGAACATAG
- the LOC106299598 gene encoding CLAVATA3/ESR (CLE)-related protein 45-like, producing MMGSSKRMMFCLLVCIGLLSDNKYKVSALSREFFLKETQGDKAGVHPGDIAELKNMDIHFRYNREEHGILSGNRRILGEVNKDKVKAEKMQAQKNQTKDSLQSSKRHVRRGSDPIHNKSQPFS from the coding sequence ATGATGGGTTCCAGTAAAAGGATGATGTTTTGTCTTCTTGTCTGCATAGGATTATTATCAGACAACAAATATAAGGTCTCAGCGTTGAGTAGAGAGTTTTTCCTCAAAGAAACACAAGGAGACAAAGCTGGAGTTCATCCAGGTGATATTGCTGAGCTGAAGAACATGGATATTCATTTTAGGTACAACCGTGAAGAACACGGAATCCTCAGCGGAAATCGACGCATTCTTGGGGAGGTTAACAAGGATAAAGTTAAAGCTGAGAAGATGCAAGCACAAAAGAATCAGACAAAGGACTCATTGCAATCAAGCAAGAGACATGTAAGACGAGGATCAGATCCTATCCACAACAAATCGCAGCCATTTTCTTAA